Within Ischnura elegans chromosome 6, ioIscEleg1.1, whole genome shotgun sequence, the genomic segment ttttacgcgcaaaaaacgggtactttttcgagaaaaaattaagtacaggaaatactattgagccgaagaatttttaaagtgcatgatataacgtagaactaaattctctttcgtatgctttttattgcattgaaatcgattgcttcatttagacgctagagctcctcaaactcgagtatcttgcttttttttacagacagtaggttcAAAGACATTGACTATCTATTTCATTGGAGAgtttttttgcaaattcatgagGAAAACACGCTAAAGCATGTATTGGTGGATCTTGTAGGAGCGGAAGTAGGAATATACTTTAATATTTCTTAATTCCTTGTGCTGAGTTTTATCCACCTCAAAGTCACTCGTTTTTCACTGATTCGATACCTTTTCTAGTCATCCAATTAAAATGGAtagcaatatgaaattaaattttgagaaaaatcctTGTAAACACATTTATGAAAAGTTATGCTTCAATcggaaaaaatttacaattttactcTGTGTACTAGAATATCTGTCGCTGGCGGGGCAGAATATATGTGTGATTAAGTTTGCTTTATCCTTTCCATTAGAACCAGTAATTTTACTGATATGATTTAAAGATTAATGATTACTAAAAGTTTTagttaataaaacaataaaatttcagtattataaCCTCTAGTTGGTTTGCTATTTTATTCTCTCTAGGGTGAGAAAAAACCTCACGGTTGTTCTTTCAaacttaattccttctttttatagAGGACCAACTTCGAATTTCTCATTCTTCGTTCgcttcatggaaaatatttttactaacgGATTTTGGGTTGCAGATTTTTTTGGAACTTCAATTCGAGTGTTTGAGAGGATATTACGAAAAATACCTTTGGTTTTACAGAAACACCTATTTTTTCCATGCTCACTGTTCATGAAATCGGACATTTATCGTgcaaaatggaataaaaacattaaatatatgcgtGCAAATATCACGTGAATCCTATATAGTTCAATTAAAAGTCATAGTTTCTAGTTTAACGTAATtacattgaatataatatttaaaattactctaatcgTCGTCGTTATAACATATGAGGTTGACCTGTTTTACGCAAGGGAGGGTGAATATTGTAATTTGATTGCTCTCTTCGGTTTTAACGAATGCTGAACTTAATTGTTTTTTGTGACTACATACAAACTTTTGTTACTATAGAGGAGATGCTCATGTATGTCGCTGACGTAACttatcttttcatatttaaatgagTCCTTTGTTTGGATCATTACAGTGAATCAGTGCGTAAAAGTGATTTCAAGTGTGTACTACTTCATTATTGcacttttaattttcttcgaGCACGCAAGTTGTTTTTCCATCTCGATTTTTTCCTTTCCTGGGATTTTTTGTTCGCTTAATTTTCGTTCTCCTTTCTCCGATCTTCCTGATACAGCTTTTCCATCTAATTGCGCAGGAGCTCTTGAAAGCTAATTTTTCGTTCTCTGGCCATACTGGCCTGGCTAATCTGGCCATACTGGCCTGGCTAATCTGGCCATAAGCGCCGATCAATATTCAATTACCTTGCGAATATgtagatttttcattttaccgcaAAGTTGTTGCTTTGATGAGCCTTGTGGGAGTTGCGAATAACTTTTACCGGCCATGTTGATGAAGTGAAGTCAAGTCAGGAATGATATACTTAGTTATAGATTTAGCCTTTGCAAGTTAAGTTCGACGTTATGTGATATTGTGTCTGAGTTCTGCGGAAGCGATGTaggaaatgaagtgaaaaattttccaCCTTTGTTCATAAATACCTTTGCTTAAAAGAACAATTATTGTATTAATTGGTGATTACAGTTAATTTTGGGGGAAAATCTTGTAGTTAATATGTGCACATCCATGGTTGAAATagttatttgacattttttgtaaCTCTAGTGTGATTTTCTCATTTATGGTGCTAGTCAAATCAAAACTGAAATATTGCGTATGGCCTTGTCTTCAACTTTGTTTCCGTTAACTGATGTGTGTATCTTTTCTCTATTTCCAGGTAAGTCTCGAGATTACGTCGCTGTGGCGTCCTACTTTTGACACCTGCTTTGATAGTGAGTACAAGTGCTATTGATGTTCTCTACATTTTGCCCTTCATGGTTTTATGTGTATTAGTTAGCAGGTCACAGGCTAAATTTAACATCCGTGATAACGAAATATTAACTAACGCAGTGGGTACACATAATTTGGGTGTGTTTATTTTTCCGAGATTcaagtgataaatttaaaatattttaattggaaaatctTTTCTAATAATTAGTTATTCTATGGGCAAAGACCCGTTTCCTCACCATCGGGTACTTCCTCAAACCATATGTAATTCACGTATCAATAGGCCTGGGAAACTTACCGTATGAATGGTATTGATGTAGCAACTACAtggggaaatttcaaaataataaatctttCGAATACCGTCACATTTTAAAAACTACAAGTAGTCATACAGTGTAAAGTTTCGTAGATCAACGGTTGCACAACTCTGCACTTCTGGTCAGTAACGGATACCGAAAAAAAGTCAAGGTGTGGGGTGCaagagatattttgagctacttCTACTTTtaccgtaatgaaaaataatcaagttacatgcagaatttaagatagttttacttaaactgattatacgtatATACGAGAGAATGCTATATAGTGATataagttacaattgtggttctgcaatgttcggcaatgcggggaGCTCCACATGGGCGCGCGCCCTCATATATACCTATCCGCCACTGCTTCTCgtagatatttttgaaagccgtttaaaatacgaccgaagtggtcGCATGACTTAACTTAACTTGTTCTAATGCGACGACTACTGGAGCCTCCTCTTTCGGCTCATCCACACCCCTCTCATTTTACCTCCTTCGGTAGTTACTAGGTTGGGACAAGTCAGGAAAGTCAGGAAATAgtcaggaaaaaaagttttggtcAGGAAAATCAGGAAATCGTCAGGATGAGCGCCCGAAGAGTCAGGATGGATCGGATTGTGTGCCTTTTGCTGTGCCGCCGGCCACCGCACGCCGCACTGGCGGCAAGCGACAGCCGCAAGATGAGCCGAGAACGCCCGCGCCGCGCTGTCTCAccgcctcccttcccctcgtgCTAACCCGTGCCGAACTGGGCTGCCGCCTTCACCGCCGAAGCAAGGAGTGCTGGCGTCGCTCTGCCTGCCGCTGCATGGCAaggttctcgcatgtgttctagcaattcaccgctttacacgacgcaattttgattgcgccttcgcacgtacgtcagactgcgcaattccgtgtaccgtgtaaaacggcctttagacactcttaaccctctcatgcatgcatgcatgcatgaaatcctttggagtaatcaaaaaataaaataaacatgtgacgAGTGCAAAAAGTGAAAAGGGTTGAAATTTTACATCGCTTGCTGCAGCGGTTCCAATTAGGCAAAcgtttagcaaataatttagactattgaaaaggaaccaacttcaatattgagctcagagagaattcagaagagtcaaagcatttttagaaaatttctagaaaacattcagcaatgtgagtcacttaaaaataacgatcattgattataaaataaattttgaaattaccgaTTGCTAATTCAGATGCACTATAATTGAATTCATATGCCTACTTTTAAAGCTCCTCTCGATCACCCGTCAGGTATGCTATcagctaaataaaactaaaacacatATATGCATATGCTTTTCACTAAGGATGACCATGTCATTGCAAAACGCTATTTTCTCACCATGCGTCTTGTCGTTCATTATCATGCTctggaaaaattagttgataattGAGAATAGAGAAAAGTATAAAGTCTGAACGCAATGAAGATTACCAATAAATCTGGAGCAAAGTATCAATACCTGAATTAATGACTTTTGATCGGATAACCAGGCTaaaatctcaaaagtaaaaagaatccTTCACTTGGAAGAGGTTCTGATTCAATACAGTTGCAAGTACATAtgacgtgaaaagaaaaaaaattgaaacggtttATCCTAATTTACCTTAGAAGTTTAGCAAGACTACCAATTTATAGCTTGTTCGAGTGAAggaataattaccataaaaaatataggtttctaTCATGCGATTTACGATCTTTCCCGTGatgcctgagaaatatttttaatgcgctaaaatatttttgaacttcaattaTCACATGTTATGGGTTATTCTGCTCAGCCATTGCCTGGAAAATTGCTCTGTATTATTTAATGgcgtacaaaataataaaattacaactagTTTTTAGTCTCACGTCTAGAAATGAGGTTGAATGATTTCTTACAATGGGGATACAGTGGAGGTCATGCCTTTCGGGTTGatgatgtaaaaacataattgtcTTTGCACGAATAAGTATGTTAGGTAATTTAtctcaaaagtggaaaaaaatctagcttATCACATGTGATAGGAGCATCGCAAATCTTGTACATCACTTCTttggtatatatacatattaattttgaccgattcactttcagcgatatttttttaacgtgtgaGGGGTATTAAGAGGTTGTTGGTGCCGATTTgtatatccatgaaataaaagGATTCCTAAATTCAAGTGCCCACGTGTAGTATGAGACGtttcgtccagctttcttcgtttctgACAGTTTGAGCACGTCGCCACTGTATAGCGGGAGGCCGGCATACACGGCAGTGTAACGCGCTCTTCTTccacaaaaagtcattttatcatttgtggactACTGAGACCATTAACGGAGAAAGCGCAGGAAATATTGACTACATTGTGTTGAACGCATGGCGACGCAGCGTCTCAGGAACCTTAAATGAATTCTGTACTACCATACGACAATGCAATAGCAAAGTTGCATTGGGTCGTCTGTGACATAGTAGCGGCTTGGTAGGCTCATGCGCAGAAGCGAGTGAGGCAACCTTAGGCTCTAAACCTTGGCTCCACGGTCGCTCCTTTTCCGCGCCTTTCCCCCCACACCCCCCGCCATCCCACGCGCTCCCCGGGTCTACGCCCGCGGCGGGTCAACAATAACAGTGCGACGGTGACGAGTCCGGACGAGTCGGTGTGCCTGGAGAGCAGCGGAGGTTGCGTTTTCTTCATTGAAGGTAGGCTGTCACGAATATTAGCAAACTCACTGTCGTGTTATTTTATCCACTCCATTCGACTATTCATTGAAACTTAATGGTGCTGTAGTTCAAAATGagattgtattattttcagaccCGAATGCTGAGGCCCATTTCGTCTCTAGTCATGGTCGGGGGAAAGCAGACGTATTGGAACGAGGATTGGTCAAAGGAGCTTCATTTCAGCTGCTTCTCACCAAAGACTTCGACTGCATTAAAGCATGGATTGCCAGAAGGAAAACCAACATCTTTCTACTGCTCGGTGTGCTGCAAGACGAATCAACTCGGCAACATGGGTCGCGGTGCCCTGACTAAACACCTGTCATCAACCCACCACAATACTGCCGTCGAGAACAAGAAGAGCTGTTACGggatcaagatattttgtttgccTTCCGCTAAGAAGGTAAGTGATGgtgagttatttgtaaaatcttcggGGTTTTCTGGTTCTCTACCCCAGCCTGATTTTTGTAGGTGACTACAGCAACTCCCTCTACCTCTACATCCGCGTCGGTGAACCCCACGGCGGCGGCACCTGGTTCCTCAGCATCGGGTGGGACTGCAGAAGACCCTCGGGACGATCCCGATGACCCCACACCAGCTTCACCTGCCTGCACATGTTCATGCCCATGTGCGCGATGTACCAACGAAGTTATCGCCGTCCCGAAGACTGCTGGTTTGCAAGGTCTTAACACCTGGTTAATGAAGCAAGATACTACCAAAGCTGAGATTTTGTGGTGTATCTATTGTGTAACGAGCCATACTTCTTTGTCTTCTGGGGGCAAGGCAGTGCAGTTATTTCCCACAATGTTCCCAGATAGTATGATTGCTGCAAAAATGGAATTGGGTCGGAACAAAATCGCCTATTCACTTGTACATGGTTTAGCCCCACATTTCCATGATGTTATCACATCTAAGTTAACCAAACTGGATTTTGTGGTAGTTTTATTTGACGAGAGTCTCAATAAGTGTAGCCAGAAGACTCAAATGGATcttgccattaaattttggtgtgatGATCAAAATGAAACGGTGACGAAATATTATGATTCAGTGTTCCTGGGTCGCTCAAGGGCGACTGATCTCATATCGGCATACTGCACAGCAATTCCTAGAAGTGTGCAGTCTCATGTGCTTATGGTTGGCATGGATGGCCCGAATGTTAATGTCAAGTTCCTGAAAGATCTCCagatttatatgaaaacagaGTTTGGTGAGGATGAGCCACTGCTGCTGCTCATGGGGTCCTGTGGTTTgcacgtagttcataattccttcAAAGAGGGGGTTAGTAAGTGTGGCTGGAATATTGTCATGTTTCTCAGGGCCttatacaatatatttaagaatgtgCCTGCCCGTCGCAGTAAGTATACAGAGTGGACAGGCTCTACTACTTTCCCAAATAAGTATTGTGCAGTGAGGTGGTTGAATAATGCACCTGGTGCCgataattgcatcaaaatattgccaaacgtaaaaacttttattgaaaaagtgagaactggacctgaagaggataaaataaaatctgccGGCTTCTTGTATGTTGCAAAAGCTGTTGAAGATAAGATGTTGGGGCCTAAGTTAGCCTTCTTCTCATATGTTGCAAGACTTGTTGAGCCATTCTTGACTACTTATCAAACCAATGACCCAATGGCGCCGTTCTTGCACACGGACCTGTCGAACTTAGTGTCGAACCTGCTTAGACATTTTGTCAAGAATGATTATGTAAATCGAAAGTCAGATGTATGTAAAGTTGACATTACCAATGAAGacaatctgattcctgtgaagaacttcaattttagtttttctgtaaAGGACGCTCTCAAAAAAGTAcaagtatctactccagaaaTGCTGAAGTTCAAGGAGGAGTGTGTGCTCCTGCTGAAGGCTATGGttagtaaaattcttgaaaaggcTCCCTTGAATTACAAACTCTGCAGAGCCATAACTTTTTGTGACCCAGAACTGATTTCACATTCCAAAACTGCCGTTTCTACTCGACTGAACGGCTTCTTGGAACAACTGCACAGCCGCAATTGGCTTCCTGCAAGTGAGTGCGACACTATTTTGTCTGACTTTAAGGTGCTCTGTGACAAACAAGTATTTGCTAACGCCTGTCAAGAATATGATCGTCAGAGGCAGAGACTAGATCATTTCTGGAGAGGTATCTGGGATCGTTATAAGTGCTCAGATGGTTTAGTGAAAGTGATTAAAATGGCTCTGATCATAAGCCATGGCCAAGCTTTCATCGAGCGTGGCTTCTCCATCAATAAGGAGATAATAGTAGAGAACCAATTAGATATGTCTTTGGTGGCTCAGCGCCAAGTGTACGACTCAGTCAACGCTGCTGGTGgcgtagaaaacataaaaatatctgctgAAATGATCAACAGATTTCGGCACGCGCGCTCCGAGTATGAAGAAGCAAAGAAGCAGCGCCGATCTGAGGACGCTGAGGTCGAAAAAAAAAGGACCCATGAGAAGATGATTGGAACTGAAGTTAAGGAGCTTCAAGCCAAAAAGATGAAAGTGTTAGCATCAAGCCAGAAGGAGGCTGATGccattgatgaagaaataaaaaagttgactggtactttctaacttaacaatggagtttctaacttagacaatttgtgaagtgcactttaaattaatagtgatttttttgttcaccaagttttttttactgttttgactaatgattaagtcacagtgattgctagtccaaagtggccatattttgtttggaaagtcaatatgaaagaactatgataatttgtgaagtgtacttaaaatgaggaaatagtgatttttttgttcaccttgttttttttactgttttgactaatgattaagtcacagtgattgctagtccacagtggccattttttgtttggaaagtcactatgaaagaactattattatgtgtgaagtgtacttaaaataagtaaattgtgattgttttgttcaccttgttttttacggttttgactaatgattaagtcacaatgattgctagtccacggtggccatattttgtttggaaagtcactatgaaagaactatgataatttgtgaagtgtacttaaaataaggaaatagtgatttttttgttcaccttgttttttttttactgttttgactaatgattaagtcacagtgattgctagtccacagtggccattttttgtttggaaagtcactatgaaagaactattattatgtgtgaagtgtacttaaaataagtaaattgtgattgttttgttcaccttgttttttttactgttttgactaatgattaagtcacaatgattgctagtccacagtggccatattttgtttggaaagtaccAAAGTACCTAACGTGTAGTACTGTACAGTAGTAACATTTCTTGTAAGTTTTTCtgatattacaattaaaaaatactgaagtgttGCATATTTTGAGCTATTTCCTTGTATATGACCTCTTATGACATCTTTCTTCATGCGTTAAAACTTATGGCGAACGCTAGAAAAAGTCAGGATATATCAAGATTTTGGTCAGGAAAAAGTCAGGAAAAGTCAGGATGGGAGGAAATTGAGATCTTGTCCCAACCTAGAGTTAGGAATGTCCGTTTCCCGCACAGTGCCCAAAGTTGCCTTGACCACGACTGTCCGTATTCCGCATATTACCCATAACCCAACTTTCCCGACCGCAAGACTCCAAACCTCGCATATTACTATAATGAGTTGGCGTatcaaggaatttcatttggggggaggtccaaaaccagggagaaAACTTTTTGAAgaacagagtactaagtaatgggtgttaaactaattttaacacttttcatgatcgaaaaaacttcattttttaaagaaatattttgtaaattcatgatttttcaatatattttttcttttataatgggAAATAATAgtcattttatatttcggggtaaGTAGGGGTCCGGATCCCCTGTACCCcacccccggctacgccactgctagtATGCCAACGGCATGCCGCGGCAGCAGTGGCGGAgataggatagggacaagggggggggggggctgagtaGGGGTTataattccagcagtagtgggggtcggaaaaaattaaatattttatttagtgtaaatacgatatccaaggggggggggAACTATCCCCCCCCCCATATACCCGCCACTGCTCGGCAGTAGGTCGTCTCTCGGGTAGGTATGTAGTTATATATGTGTGTTGCCTACAGTCATCTTAATgtgttatgaaaaaaaaattctttcagccGTTCGAGGCATATAATAGATATAACTGACGGAACCAAAATTAAATTCTCGAAAgtaaatttcactttcaagtttCAGTGAAGTTTTAGTCAGTAAAATAGCAATGCTATAAAATCGCAACTTCGCTCTATGTCATACACCTGGTACTTGCATTTATTGCACCTAGCAGGAATATCCCTTGCGCGGCCCCCACTTCCGCTCGGAGCAATTATCTGGTGGTCATTTGAGGAATGCAGATGTACGGATTAGTGGACATTTTTTGGACCCTTTTTTTGACGGTCATAAAATGCGCagaatacgactcacattacttATCGCCCCTGCAACGCGGTACCGCTGAACAGGTAAGCCATGTTTACCACAACTAGCtaattaacaatgaaataattatattgcgCATCTGCTTGTGTTGTATGGGTAGCGTGTTATTTATGTTATAATAAAGAGAGCAAGTAAATTTTTGcgatttttccattatttgtatatttttcattccaagtaatttttttctattgcaattttcttagtttcatatttttatttttttctgttttcttttctcgttttttatattttgcatttttttgacatttttcaagagaaataatgaaacaattgatatttcttaaatataGAAGAAGAATAGACGTAGGAAAGAGTCATAGGCGAGTGACTTAATGAGACAGTATGAATGTAGTTGGAATCGTTTGATCATTATTCTAAATGTCTGTTAATAGCGTATTATTAGTTGCTCCAAGCCCGGACTTAAAATTATTCACTagctaaaggcctggttacacgatacatcaacacaTACGGGTTAGTGTCTAAATGtctgaacgcgagaatgaacgccaaaatgcaccgtgtaaccatccaacttgtgcgaatgcatgcacagaaaatagaacctgttctaatttgttttattcattcgtacatgttccgttccggtccaccaaaatcattcatgcaaacgtacattaactacgtgttaatgtaccgtggaACCACGTCTTGATAGACAAACTAGTTGACGGTAGGGAGTTTGTGTGTGGAGAGGATGTCGTGGATTCTATTAAGTTGAGAAAGGTAGGGGAGGGCggatttatttttaaacgtttCAAGTTTATTTCGGATTTTTATATTGTGGGCATCGGTTTCGTAGGTCCATAGGAGAGAAGGTCGAACTATTGAAGACGAAGACCAAGTAGGATAGATTTCTTTTATTCGCTGATGAGTAGTCCCCAGCCAATGGGCGTTCTCCTAGGTGTTTCAGGGACTGGATAGTTTATAcactatatttttcttctttcttgacgTTCCATCATGGACTATGGAGGAATACAATCTACTTTAGAGCTGTGGGGTAGTGGGTGCGACCTCCTCTGTATTGTCCCCATGGTTACCACTCCATCCATCCGGAACTGTTCCCCATTGTCACCTGCCGAATCGTTGAGCGGTTCGATTTTTCCGGTCTCCTTGGCACGGCAGCGGCGTGGCTGGCACCCGTTTTCCCCGTCCACCACCCTCGACAGGGCGTGGCGTGACTCCTTTGTCACGGCCGTGCGCGATCAATTCCCACGTCCAAGCCTTCCGCGCGTGGATTCTCATCCCCAGACGTCTCGCTGGACCAGGTCCAGGACGGCTCAAGTATGAATAAAGCAAAACAGTATGTCGGTGTGGGAAAGAATTTTGGCGAGTAGAAAAAGAGGCAAAAACAGTGCGGCGTCTTGGCTTCACACGGATCGTGGGCCTTGGCAAAGCAAGCAGCCGCAGtcttaatttttattctgtttataCGCTGTCTTTCAACTCTGGTCAGTCTATCATGTATCCCTCTAAGTTAGGAAATGAGTAAATTATTCCGGAAGGGAGCTATGGgttgttaaaaaatatacaaagccCTACCCCGTAATTTCAAAGCTACAGAGGTCGTTGTCATTGTATTTGTAATCAACTGCCACACATTAGGAGCGATTTGCCAAATAACTCTGGAACCACTGAAGAGGGATTCCCGAATACCGGCTCTCTCAAGTGTAAATAAGAGAAAATCGTGATTATTGCATCGAAGGTCTTGTAGATATTCATAAACAAATCAGCATTGCGTTTGTTTCAGTTCACTGAGTTATaagcatgaaaaatttctcgaaCATCTTCACTagatatatctttttttaaagccaaattgGCTTCCACTGAAGAATTTGTGTCAAGATAATTTATCAGtctaattttcactatttttctaatatattttaaacaattgGCGATAGAGAAATTGGTCTCTAATTTTGAGATAGATGTCCATCTCCTTTCTTAAAAAAGGGGTTCAATAACCGATGctttaagaaaattttgaaatactccACTGGCCAGACTTAAATTAAAACAGAGTACTGGTGGAACATCATGGATAATTAagtttaatatcatattttttaaaccgtCATGACCAGCAGATTTACTGCGAGGCAGGGATTTAAAGACTTTAGTTTCTTCAGTGGGGATGATTGGTTCGAAAAACATAAGAGTAACTGCGTGTGGAGTCACCAACCGATGCAATTAGGAATGGATATATCCATACATTGGTTTCACCGGGAGGTAAGCAACTATCAAAGACACAACTAAAATACACATTTAACGTATTTTCAACATTaattctaaaagaattttttaccgtgaaaatgtggctgtattttttgttaa encodes:
- the LOC124161189 gene encoding uncharacterized protein LOC124161189 isoform X2 — protein: MLRPISSLVMVGGKQTYWNEDWSKELHFSCFSPKTSTALKHGLPEGKPTSFYCSVCCKTNQLGNMGRGALTKHLSSTHHNTAVENKKSCYGIKIFCLPSAKKVTTATPSTSTSASVNPTAAAPGSSASGGTAEDPRDDPDDPTPASPACTCSCPCARCTNEVIAVPKTAGLQGLNTWLMKQDTTKAEILWCIYCVTSHTSLSSGGKAVQLFPTMFPDSMIAAKMELGRNKIAYSLVHGLAPHFHDVITSKLTKLDFVVVLFDESLNKCSQKTQMDLAIKFWCDDQNETVTKYYDSVFLGRSRATDLISAYCTAIPRSVQSHVLMVGMDGPNVNVKFLKDLQIYMKTEFGEDEPLLLLMGSCGLHVVHNSFKEGVSKCGWNIVMFLRALYNIFKNVPARRSKYTEWTGSTTFPNKYCAVRWLNNAPGADNCIKILPNVKTFIEKVRTGPEEDKIKSAGFLYVAKAVEDKMLGPKLAFFSYVARLVEPFLTTYQTNDPMAPFLHTDLSNLVSNLLRHFVKNDYVNRKSDVCKVDITNEDNLIPVKNFNFSFSVKDALKKVQVSTPEMLKFKEECVLLLKAMVSKILEKAPLNYKLCRAITFCDPELISHSKTAVSTRLNGFLEQLHSRNWLPASECDTILSDFKVLCDKQVFANACQEYDRQRQRLDHFWRGIWDRYKCSDGLVKVIKMALIISHGQAFIERGFSINKEIIVENQLDMSLVAQRQVYDSVNAAGGVENIKISAEMINRFRHARSEYEEAKKQRRSEDAEVEKKRTHEKMIGTEVKELQAKKMKVLASSQKEADAIDEEIKKLTGTF
- the LOC124161189 gene encoding uncharacterized protein LOC124161189 isoform X1; the encoded protein is MRLYYFQTRMLRPISSLVMVGGKQTYWNEDWSKELHFSCFSPKTSTALKHGLPEGKPTSFYCSVCCKTNQLGNMGRGALTKHLSSTHHNTAVENKKSCYGIKIFCLPSAKKVTTATPSTSTSASVNPTAAAPGSSASGGTAEDPRDDPDDPTPASPACTCSCPCARCTNEVIAVPKTAGLQGLNTWLMKQDTTKAEILWCIYCVTSHTSLSSGGKAVQLFPTMFPDSMIAAKMELGRNKIAYSLVHGLAPHFHDVITSKLTKLDFVVVLFDESLNKCSQKTQMDLAIKFWCDDQNETVTKYYDSVFLGRSRATDLISAYCTAIPRSVQSHVLMVGMDGPNVNVKFLKDLQIYMKTEFGEDEPLLLLMGSCGLHVVHNSFKEGVSKCGWNIVMFLRALYNIFKNVPARRSKYTEWTGSTTFPNKYCAVRWLNNAPGADNCIKILPNVKTFIEKVRTGPEEDKIKSAGFLYVAKAVEDKMLGPKLAFFSYVARLVEPFLTTYQTNDPMAPFLHTDLSNLVSNLLRHFVKNDYVNRKSDVCKVDITNEDNLIPVKNFNFSFSVKDALKKVQVSTPEMLKFKEECVLLLKAMVSKILEKAPLNYKLCRAITFCDPELISHSKTAVSTRLNGFLEQLHSRNWLPASECDTILSDFKVLCDKQVFANACQEYDRQRQRLDHFWRGIWDRYKCSDGLVKVIKMALIISHGQAFIERGFSINKEIIVENQLDMSLVAQRQVYDSVNAAGGVENIKISAEMINRFRHARSEYEEAKKQRRSEDAEVEKKRTHEKMIGTEVKELQAKKMKVLASSQKEADAIDEEIKKLTGTF